The stretch of DNA TCGTTGACGACCACGTAGTCGTATTCGGCCATCATGGCCAGCTCGGCGCGTGCCGCCTCCAGGCGCTCGGTGATGGCCGCGTCGCCTTCGGTCCCGCGGCCGAGGATGCGGCGCCGGAGTTCCTCCATCGACGGAGGCACGAGGAAGATAAAGACGCCCTCGGGATACCGGCGCTTCACCTGCATGGCGCCCTGCACTTCGATTTCGAGGAGCACGTCCTTGCCCGCCTCCAGCATCTCCTCCACGAAGCGGCGCGGCGTGCCGTAGTAGTTGCCGACGTACTCCGCCCATTCAAGGAGCTCGCCCCGTTCGATCATCCGCTCAAACTCTTCCCGCGTCTTAAAAAAATAGTTGACACCCTCCTGCTCCCCTGGACGGGGGGGTCGGGTGGTGGCGGACACGGAGTAGACGAGGTTCGGGCAGACCTTCCGCAACGCCGCGCACACGGTTCCCTTGCCGACGCCCGAAGGACCGGACAGGACAATGAGCAAGCCTTTCTCCGCGTTCATGTCGCGTTCTCCTTCTCGGTCGGGTTTGTCGCGCGCGAATCCGAATCCTCCCGTTACCGGTTACTCCACGCCCTCGTCGTCCTTGCTCTGCTGCCCGCCGAGGAGGCGTTGGGCGACGGTTTCGGGCTGCACCGCCGACAGGATCACGTGTTCGCTGTCGGTGATGATCACCGCCCGTGTGCGGCGGCCATAGGTGGCGTCGATCAGCATGCCCTTGTCGCGCGCCTCCTGGATGATGCGCTTGATCGGCGCCGACTCGGGGCTGACGATCGACACGATGCGGTTGGCGTTGACGATATTTCCAAACCCGATGTTGACCAGTCTTATGCCCATCCTGGAACCTCCGTCCCGGTTACTCGATGTTTTGGACCTGCTCGCGGATCTTTTCCAGTTCGCTCTTGACGTCCACCACAAGCTGGCTGATCTCCAGATCGTTCGCTTTGGCGCCAATGGTGTTGATCTCGCGGTTCATCTCTTGGACGAGAAAGTCGAGCTGACGCCCGATCGGCTCGTCCCGGGTCATCCACTCGCGAAAGTGCCGACAGTGGCTGCGGAGGCGGGTGAGCTCCTCCGCCACGCTGGTCCGTTCGGCATAAAGGGCCACTTCGGTTAAAAACCGCCCCTCATCCACCGCCACGTCGACCAACAGCTCGCGCATGCGGTTTTCCAAGCGCCGGCGGTAGGCCTCCACCGCCTCCGGCGCCCGCTGCGCGATGGCGTCGATGCACGCCTCCACGCGGGCGACGCGCCGCTCCAAATCTGCCGCCAGTTGCGCCCCTTCCGCTTCGCGCATCGCCCGTACCGTCCGCGCGGCTTCGTCCACCGCCGCAAGCAGCGCAGGAAGCACGCGCTCGCCATCGAGGGCGCTTTCGCCCACCACGAACACGCCGGGCAGCGTCAGCACGTCGCGCAGCGTCAAGCCCTCGTCGATGGCCAAGGCCTCGCGCACGGCGTCGACGGCGGCGCAATACCCGTGCAAAAGCCCCCAATCCACCGTCACGGTGCGGGGCGCATTGCCGTCCGTGGTGACGGAAACGTAGACGTCCACGCGCCCGCGGGCGATATGCCGCTGCACGGCGCGCTTGATGGCCTCTTCGGCAAAGAGGAACTCGCGCGGCATGCGCACGGCGATCTCGCAAAACCGATGGTTCACCGTGCGGATTTCAACGGAAAAGGCAAAGCCTTCGGCGCGCCCCTGACCGCGCCCGTATCCCGTCATGCTGCGGATCATGCCCATCCCTTCCACTGTCCTTATTGTAGACAAAACGGGCGCGAAAAACAAGAAGAAGCGTGCAATCGGGAGAAAAACCGAGAAAACGCGGTCGTAGTCAAACGTAACGGCGAATGGCGCGCATTGCGTTTTCCGCCAACCACGTGCCCGTAAAGACGGTGTGGGCCGGCCCGGTCATGAACACGTGGCCGGTTCCCTCATCCCATTCGATGTGCAGCGTCCCGCCGGCCAGGTGCACCCGCGCCGCCCGAGCCGTGCGGCCGGTCAGCGCACCGGCCACCACCGTGGCACAGGCGCCGGTGCCGCAGGCCAGCGTCGGCCCGACGCCCCGCTCCCACACGCGCATGTCCACTTCGTCCGGCCGGCGCACGGAGACAAACTCCACGTTGGTGCGCTGGGGAAAGAGCGGGTGCGCCTCCAGCTTCGGCCCCCATTCGGTCACGGGAAAGGTCGGCGCATCGTCGACGAAGACGACGGCGTGGGGATTGCCCATCGACACCGCGGTCACGGCAAAGGTCCGCCCGTCCACCGTCACCGGGTGGTCCACCACCGGCGCGCGGTCGACGGCGACGGGGATCTTCGGCCCTTCGAGCACCGGCGGACCCATGTCCACCTTCACCGCACCGACGCGCCCGTCGGATACATCGAGCCAAATGCGCTGCACGCCGGCACGCGTCTCTACGGTGAGCGCTGCCCGCGAAACCAGGCCCTGTTCAAAGGCGAACTTGCCCACGCAGCGGATCGCGTTGCCGCATTGCTCCGCCTCGCTGCCGTCGGCGTTGAAAATGCGCATGGACACGTCGGCGCGTTCCGACGGGAGCACGAACACCAGCCCGTCGGCCCCGACGCCGAAATGGCGGTCGCAGACGGCTTGCGCCAGGCCGCACGGATCGTCGGGCAGCCGGTCGGCGGCCACCACGACAAAGTCGTTCCCCAGCCCGTGCATTTTGTGAAAGTTCATTCCCGTTCGCCCCATCCGTTTCAAAGATCGAACACCATTATAGAGAGCAACGAAACCGCCTGTCAAACGCCCGTCTCCGCAAGGACGCTGCGGCGCGCCTACCGACCGCTCCCCCGATAAATGAGAAACAGCGCCACCGCAAGCAGCAGCGCCCCGGCGAGCCGGTAGCCGTCAACGGGAATGCGCCGCAGGCCAAACAGGCCGAAGTGGTCGATGGCCATGCTCATCGCCAGCTGGCCGACGATCACGGCCATCACGGCGACGCCCACGCCGATCCGCGGCACGGCAAACACCATCGCCGCCACGTACACGGCGCCGATCAGGCCGCCCAGAAGCTGCCACTTCGGCACGCGCAGGACCTCGCCCAGCTGCCCGTGTCCGGCAAAGAGCACGGTCAGGAGCAAGATGAGGGTGCCGACAAAAAAGTTGACCAGCGCACCCTCCAAGGCCCCGATCTTCTTGCCCAGCGTACCGTTGATGGCCGCCTGCACGCTGAGGCCCACACCGGCCAGAAGCATGAGGAGTGTCGTGAACAATCTGGCCATGTTGAACAACCCTCACTTCTCAGGAATAAAATCACCCCATCCCTCATTATCGTAAAAGCCAACGGCCAACCCGACAAGGAATGGGGGAAAGTCATGGCGAAGCGAGAGATAAACGGTATGGTCATGCATGTTAACCCTTCTGATCATCCACTCGTTTCCATTCAAAGATGAGCTCTTCATGCAATGCAATTCGTTCGTCAACCGCTTCCAGCAATTCATCATGGGCTTTCGGAGCATGAAGTCCTTTGCTGTCCAGGTAGTACAAAGCCACATGAACGCCTTCCGATTTGGCAATTTCGATCGCAGGAATTAAATCGCTATCACCTGTTAAGAGAGCAGCGTGGGTAATTAAGCGTTTTGTGCTGTGCATAACCAAGTCTACGGCAAGGTACACGTCCACCCGTTTTTGTTCAAAGATTGGGTCTTCCGTATCCTTGTCGGTTCCCCTATAAGCAAGTTTTCCTTCCCGAACGGTAAAGTTAGGCAATTTGTTTAGAGTACGGAAAAACTTTTGTTTATTTGAAAAGCGTTTCAATTCTTCATCTGTAGGTGATGCAGAAAGATAAGGCAAACAGTTGTAATAATAGACACGCAAAAGGGGAAGATCACGTACCATGAAATCAACAAGCTTTCGATAATCTATTTTTGAATTTTTAAAATATTGAAGAATTTTATCCAAAAAACCTCCATCAATAAAAACTGCAATCCGCTCTCCACGCATTCATAATCCTCCGTTCTGAATTGATCTCAAAGAAATTTAAGGGGGATGCACACGGCATCCCCGTCTCCGGATTCTTGACCTGCCATCCGTTACGCGCTCCATGCGGCGCGCCGAACAGCAGCGATGATTCTGATTCAATAGTATCCACCTTCCCCATCGGCGTCAACCATCCTTCTCGGCAAATCCGCCAAATTTTTTTCTTGTGCTATACTGGAGCAGACGCGGTTTTTTCGCAACAAGGGGGATTTGCCATGTCCATCGACGGCATCGTCCTTCGCTGCCTCGTTCACGAGCTGAACGCCACCTGCGCATCCGGCCGCATCGTCAAGATTCATCAGCCCACGCCATACGACCTCGTCCTCACCGTGCGCGCCCACGGCGAGACGCATCGCCTGCTTCTGTCGGCCAACCCCAGCGCGCCGCGCCTGCACCTGACGGACCAGCCCTTCGCCAACCCGACGGAGCCGCCGATGTTCTGCATGCTGCTGCGCAAGCACCTCGAAGGGGGCGTCCTCCAGGCCATCACCCAGGTGGCCCTGGAGCGGATCGTCCACCTCGACGTGCTGTCCCGCGACGAGCTGGGCGATCCGGCCATCCGCCGCCTGGTGGTGGAAATCATGGGCCGCCACAGCAACATCATCCTCGTCGACCCGAAGACGGGCACCATCCTCGACGGCATCCGCCACGTGACGCCGGCCATCAGCCAGTACCGCGTGGTGCTGCCCGGCCGGCCCTACGTCGCCCCGCCGGCGCAGGACAAGCTGAACCCCCTCGAGACGAGCCGCGACGCCTTCCTCGCCGCCCTCGACTTCAACGCCGGCAAGCTCGACCAGCAGCTTTTGAGCCGCTTCCTCGGCATCGGCCCCGTGCTGGCGCGGGAAATCGTCCACCGCGCCGGGCTGCCGACGCGGGAGGCGCTGTGGGAGGCCTTCTCCCGCATCATGGACGACGTCCGCGCCCACCGCTACCGCCCCACGCGCGTGCGCACCGCCGACGGCAAAGACGTCTTCGCCGCCGTGGCCCTCACCGGCGTCTCCGGCGAGACCCTCGCCTACGACTCGATGAGCCGCCTGCTCGATGATGTCTTTCGGGAGCGGACCGAGCGGGAGGCGATCCACCAGCGCCTGGGCGACCTCGCCCGCGTGGTGAAAAACGAGATCAAGAAGCACGAACGCAAGCGGCAACTCCTGCTCGACACGCTGGCCGAAACGCGCGACGCCGAACGCTACCGCCTCTTCGGCGAGCTGCTGACGGCCCACCTGCACGAGATCCCGCGGGGGGCCAGCGAAGTCCAGCTGCCCAATTACTACGAAGAGGGCCTGCCAATGGTGACCATCCCTCTTGACCCGGCCAAGAGCGCGGCCGAAAATGCGCAGGCCTACTTCAAAAAGTACAACAAGGCCAAGGTTGCCGCGGAAACGGCTGCCGCGCAGCTTGCGCAAGCGGAGGCGGAGCTGCGCTACCTCGAAACCGTCGCCCAGCAGCTGGAGGACGCCACGCTGGCCGACGCGGAAGAGATCCGCGACGAGCTGATCGAGCAGGGCTACCTGAAGCCGGATAAGGGCGGGCGCCGCAAAGGGCGCGAGACCGCGTCCAAGCCGGCCGTCTTCCGTTCCTCGGAAGGGTACACCATCCTCGTCGGCAAGAACAACCGCCAGAACGAACGGCTGCGCCGGCAGGCCGCGCCGTCGGACACCTGGCTGCACGCCAAGGACATCCCCGGCGCCCACGTCATCATCCGCGGCACGGGCTACGGCGAGGCGACGCTCCTGGAGGCGGCGATGCTGGCCGCCTACTTCAGCAAGGCCCGCCACTCGAGCCGGGTGCCCGTCGACTACACGGAGGTGCGCCATGTGCGCAAACCGGCCGGCGCCAAGCCTGGCTTTGTGATCTATGAGCGGCAGAAAACGGTCTACGTGACACCCGACGAGGCCCTTGTGCGCCGGCTCGCCGCGGACGAAGGCGCCGGGCGCGCAGAGGAGATCCGCTAGATGCGCTGCATCGCCGCGCGATCCTTCCGTCCTCGCGCGCCCACACCTATGCACGCATCCCGCGTACGAAGGCCTGCACGTTGCCAAGGCAACAGGCCCCCTGCGGGTTGTTCACCTCGCACCCGCAGCGACCCGCCTTCACGTGGGCGGCGATGGCCGCGGCGGCCGTGCTTTTGCCCGTTCGGGCGAGCTCGTCTTGGATCCGCCGGCGCGTCCACCCAAAACAGTAGCACACCGGAACGTCCGCGCCCGGATCTTTCTGGTAAACGGCCACTTTCACGTCGTCCGTGTCAAACGGACCCCCTTGCCCGCCAAAGTAGACCACCGGGCAATGCGGCGTGGCGCAAAAGGCGTAGGCCGCCTGCGGATCCAGCCGCTCCAGTGCCTCCGGTTTCAGCAGGCTCTTCAAGGTCAGCAGGGCCACCGGCTTCCCCACCTGGCCACAGCCGGGGCAGCGGGACTCTGCGGCGCTCGCTTTCCCGTTCCCGACCGAACAACACTCGCCCATGGATGTCCCTCCTTCCTCATGCCGTCGCCTTTCCCGTCAGATTCGCGTGCAACGGGAAAGGCGGGCCGCATTGTCGGCCACGATGCCTTTCGCCAATTCGATCATCGCCCGCACCCGCACGTCGGTCACAAAATAGACCATGTACCGCCCCTCCTGGCGGGACGAGACGTACCCGCACCACTTCAGACAAGCCAAATGGTTCGAAACCTGGCTTTGCGGCAGGCCAAGCCGCTCCATCAATTCGCTCACCGTGCACGCTTTTTCCAGCAGCACTTCCACAATGCGCAGCCGCGCCGGATGTGCCAACCCTTGAAAAAATTTCGCGTACAACTCGGTTGCGCGTTGCAACTCCTCGTCCGGCCGCCGCTTTTCTTTGCGCATATCGCATGCCTCCCTCATCAAACCCCTTCGCCGTTTCGCCACCAGACAAACCCCATCAGAACCGCCACCATTGCCGTGCCGAGCCAACGCGGCACAAAGCTGCTTCGGCTTTCGGTCGGTTTCCCGCCGCGCAGCTTTCCCCTCTTGGTTAAGCGGAGTTTGTCTCTCTCAAAACTTATTTATATCACAATATCATGATATTGCGTTTTAAATTAAGCGGAAAACACCCGCGAGCAACCCCCCCAGCTCCCCACCGCCGAGTGCGGTCATCGCCACGCAAAGCCCTTAACGCCTATTTTCCCCTTCAAAATGGCACTCCAGCGCATCGGCGATCGCGTTGACCACCGCACCCATTTCGGCCACTCGAGCAGCCGGAAACCCTCGAAAGGCGTCACCCAAGAGGCGCATGAAGCGCGCCCGCACCTGCTCGACATGCCGCCGCCCGGCGTCGGTCAGCCGCACGTGGACCACCCGCCGGTCGTTCCGGATGCGCACCCGCTCAACCAGCCCCTGCTCCTCCAGCTTGTCCACCATCCCCGTCACCGCACCCGGCGTGATGCCCAAGCGGTCGGAAAGGTCGGAAACCTTGGCTGTCCCGTCCTGGGCCAGATGAAACAACAGCCCCATCTGGCCCGGCGTCAACGCCCCTTCCTGGGCTACCGCCAGGAACACCCGTTTCATCTGCAGATTCAAACGGCGAATGCCATGGCCCAGCGCATGGAGCGCCTGCCCATGGTCTGGCACGCGGTTCACGGTCATCGCCCTTTCATGCGGAAACTGTCGGGCATCCTCCCGACGACGGTTTGCCTGTTTCCATGGTACGCCCCCCCACCGATCCCGTCAACGACGGGCTCCACACGTGCAAGAGAGAACGCGTCGCCCTCGCGTCGTCCACAGTGGACACATCCGCACGACAGCCGTGCGTGTAATTTAATCGAGGCCCATCCCGCGCACGCAATCTCCTCGTCGTCGTCCAGCTTGATCCCCTCGTCCGGAAAGGCGATGTGCTTGAAGAACACATAGCCGGCCAGGAGAGAGAAGCCCACGCGGACGATGACCGCCGGCGGCAGGTTGCGAAACTCGCCGTCGCGGATCTTCTTCTCCACGAACGACGTCATGAGGGTCCGGGCTCGCTTGGCGATATGTTCGATGATCGCCTCGCGAATCTCGGGATGGAAGGCGGCTTCCTGCAGGAGGATGCGGAACCGGTCCCAGTTCTGCTCCACCAGCTCGAGCCGATTTTTGCACACCCGCCGCAGGGTTTCCTCCGTGGACAACGACGGATCGCCGAAGATCGCCTGCACGTCGCGCAGCATCCGCGGCGACAGAAACTTTACCAGCAGCGGAACGACAACGGCCAGCAAGATGTCCTTTTTCGTCTTGTAGTGGCGAAAGATCGTCCCCTCCGCCACGCCGGCCTCCTTGACAATTTCGCTGGTGGTGCTGGCGTGAAACCCCTTTTCCGAAAAGAGTTTCACCGCGCGTGTTCCTTTTTCTCCAAAACCGCAAAGAGGCTGGAAAGCGAACGTCCCATCGTCGTTCCTCCTCAGCGACGTCGGTATGCCAGGGTGAAGGCGATCCTTCTCCTACGGTTATCGGCAGATGCCGCTCCTTCGTGAAGCACATTCGGCCCGCGCCAGCCCCTTTTTCTTCGCCGGCGTTTGGGCTAGGATGAGGGCAGACCCCATATCCCTCGGAACGGGTGAGTCGGGATGAAGGTGATCGTGACGACGCTGAACGCCAAATACATCCATACCTGTTTGGCCTTGCGCTACCTGAAGAGCTTCGCCGAGCCGGAGTTTCCGGTGACGATGAAGGAATACACCATCAAGGACCCGGCGATGAACATCGCCATGGACCTGTACAAGGAAGACCCCGATGTCATCGGCTTCAGCTGCTACATCTGGAACATCGAGCAGACGATTCCCGTCCTCCACATCCTGAAGAAAGTGAAGCCCGACGTGCACATCGTCCTCGGCGGCCCCGAGGTGTCGTACGATCTCGAATACTGGTTCCGGCGCATTCCTGAAGTGGACTTCATCGTCTACGGCGAAGGGGAGGAGACGTTTAAGGAGCTGCTGGCGGAAATCGCCGGCGAACAAAACTATCGCCGCGTCTTGGGGCTCGCCTACCGCGACGCGGACGGCACCGTGGTGGTCAACCCGCCGCGGCCCAAACTGGACCTGCGCCGTATCCCCTCGCCGTACCGCTTCCCCGAAGACCGCCCGCACCTCTCCAACCGCATCGTCTACATGGAAACCAGCCGCGGCTGTCCCTTCCGCTGCCAGTTCTGCCTGTCGTCCGTCGAAAACGGGGTGCGCTACTTCGACCTCGACCGGATCAAGGAAGACATCCTCTACCTCGTCCAGAACGGGGCCAGGACGATCAAGTTCGTCGACCGCACCTTCAACATCCACCGCACCTACGCCATGGAGCTGTTTCGCTTCCTGATCGACCACCACGGCGGGTGCGTGTTCCAGTTCGAGATCACCGCCGACATCCTGCGCCCGGAGATCGTCGAGTTTCTGAACGAATACGCGCCGCCGGGCGTCTTCCGCTTTGAGATCGGGGTGCAATCGACGAACGCGCTCACCAACGCCCTCGTCCAGCGGAAGCAGAACTTCGAGAAGCTCTCCCGCACCGTGCGCAAGATCAAGGAAGGCAGGAAAATCGTCCAGCACCTCGACCTCATCGCCGGGCTGCCGGAGGAAGACTACGCCTCCTTCAAAAAGACGTTCAACGACGTGTTCGCCCTCGAGCCGGAGGAGCTGCAGCTGGGCTTTCTGAAGCTCCTGCGCGGCACGGGCTTGCGCCGCGACGCGGACAAGTACGGGTACGTCTACACCGAGCACGCCCCTTATGAGGTACTGGCCAACCGCGTCCTTTCCTTCGACGACGTCATCCGCATCAAGCGGGCCGAGGACATCTTGGAAAAATACTGGAATAGCCATTACCTCGATGAGACAGTTAAATTTCTGACGCGGCACGCGTTCGAAACGCCCTTCGATTTCTTCCAGGAATTTGGCGACTACTGGGCCGAGCGGGGGTGGAGCCGCATCGGCCACCAGCTGGAAGACCTGTTCCTCCGCCTGCGCGAATTCCTGGAGGCGCGGGGCACCCCCAACCTGCCGGTCATCGAGGGACTCATGAAATACGATTACCTGACCCATTACCGGCACAAGCCGCGGGCCGTCTGGTGGACGGCGATGGGCAAGGAGGAGCGTCAGCCCCTCCTCCGCCGCCTGGCCGAGGAGCCCGAGGCGGTCTCGGCGGATTTCGCCGCCCTCCAGCTGTCGGAAGCGGAGCTGGCCAAGCGCTGCCACGTGGAGGTGCTGCCCTTTGACCTTTCCCATTACCGGGAAACCGGCGCCATTCGCCGCGAGCCGAGCGCCCTGATCGTCCACTACGACCCCACGCAGGGCAAGGGCCAGCCCTTCGCCGTCCCCCTCGCGCGTCTGGGCCTTTCCCTTGCCGCCGCCCAATGACACCACCCGTCTCGGACAACAGCTCGCGAACGTCAAAACCCGGTTGCCAGGGCAACCGGGTTTCGATTTTGCAAGCCTCCTGTCGCACCTTCCCCGCACCTACCGCCCCCACCGCTCCGGGTCCTCGCGCCAGGCGCGGAGCACGGCCAGCTGATCCTCGGAGATGCGCCCCTCGGTACGGGCCACGTCAAGGAGCACGGCGTAGCGGCACAGGGCCACCAGCGGTACGTTTGCGGCGGCAAAGTTTTGTTTCGCCGCCGGCAATTCGTAGGTGAAGATGGCGAACACGCCCACCACGTGGGCGCCCTCCTCGCGCAGCGCCGCCGCCGCAGCCAGGCTGCTTCCGCCGGTGGAGACGAGGTCCTCGATCACCGCCACCCGCTGCCCCGGCAACAGGTGCCCCTCGATGCGGCTTTGCTTGCCGTGGTCCTTGGCCTTGGCCCGCACGTAGACCATGGGCAGCGCAAGTCGCTCGGCCACCCACGCGGCGTGGGGAATGCCGGCGGTGGCCGTGCCGGCGATCACGTCGACAGTACCGGCCTGGGCGCCAATGGACGCGGCCAGCGCCGCCGCCACCTTGGCCCGCAGGTCGGGGTACGCCAGCAGCAGCCGGTTGTCGCAGTAGATCGGCGCGCGCAGCCCCGACGACCAGGTGAAGGGCGCGTCGGGGCGGAGCGTCACCGCGCCGATGGCGAGCAGGGCCTGGGCAATCTCCCGCTCGGTGAGAATCGCGCCCGCCCCTTGCGTCTCTCGTTCGGTTGCCACATCCACCGCCTCCTTCGTCGTGCAAGATGCTGGAAATGAGCCCTACGGTTCTGGGGTCATGCGCCGTTGCCCCGCGCATGCCGCCGACTCGCCCTGCCCTGGCGTTCTCCTCCATCGGCGCGTTCTGCGCCCTGCACCGCTATCCCGGCCTCCCGGTTCTCCAACGCTCCGGCCACCTCGGCCACCACCCGCTCATACGCCGCGCGCGGGTCGGGCGCGGCCGTCACCGGGCGGCCGACGACGAGGAAGTCGGCTCCGCGGCGGATGGCGTCGGCCGGCGTCACCGCGCGCGCCTGATCGCCTCGCGCCGCGCCGGCCGGGCGGATGCCCGGCGTCACTGCGACGAAGGCAGGGCCGCACGATGCCTTCACCGCCGGCACTTCCCGCGCCGAGGCGACGACGCCGTCGCACCCGGCTTCCCGCGCCAGGAG from Calditerricola satsumensis encodes:
- a CDS encoding TetR/AcrR family transcriptional regulator, which translates into the protein MKLFSEKGFHASTTSEIVKEAGVAEGTIFRHYKTKKDILLAVVVPLLVKFLSPRMLRDVQAIFGDPSLSTEETLRRVCKNRLELVEQNWDRFRILLQEAAFHPEIREAIIEHIAKRARTLMTSFVEKKIRDGEFRNLPPAVIVRVGFSLLAGYVFFKHIAFPDEGIKLDDDEEIACAGWASIKLHARLSCGCVHCGRREGDAFSLARVEPVVDGIGGGAYHGNRQTVVGRMPDSFRMKGR
- a CDS encoding NYN domain-containing protein — its product is MRGERIAVFIDGGFLDKILQYFKNSKIDYRKLVDFMVRDLPLLRVYYYNCLPYLSASPTDEELKRFSNKQKFFRTLNKLPNFTVREGKLAYRGTDKDTEDPIFEQKRVDVYLAVDLVMHSTKRLITHAALLTGDSDLIPAIEIAKSEGVHVALYYLDSKGLHAPKAHDELLEAVDERIALHEELIFEWKRVDDQKG
- a CDS encoding YicC/YloC family endoribonuclease — protein: MIRSMTGYGRGQGRAEGFAFSVEIRTVNHRFCEIAVRMPREFLFAEEAIKRAVQRHIARGRVDVYVSVTTDGNAPRTVTVDWGLLHGYCAAVDAVREALAIDEGLTLRDVLTLPGVFVVGESALDGERVLPALLAAVDEAARTVRAMREAEGAQLAADLERRVARVEACIDAIAQRAPEAVEAYRRRLENRMRELLVDVAVDEGRFLTEVALYAERTSVAEELTRLRSHCRHFREWMTRDEPIGRQLDFLVQEMNREINTIGAKANDLEISQLVVDVKSELEKIREQVQNIE
- a CDS encoding putative iron-sulfur cluster-binding metallochaperone, whose translation is MGECCSVGNGKASAAESRCPGCGQVGKPVALLTLKSLLKPEALERLDPQAAYAFCATPHCPVVYFGGQGGPFDTDDVKVAVYQKDPGADVPVCYCFGWTRRRIQDELARTGKSTAAAAIAAHVKAGRCGCEVNNPQGACCLGNVQAFVRGMRA
- the remA gene encoding extracellular matrix/biofilm regulator RemA, with product MGIRLVNIGFGNIVNANRIVSIVSPESAPIKRIIQEARDKGMLIDATYGRRTRAVIITDSEHVILSAVQPETVAQRLLGGQQSKDDEGVE
- a CDS encoding Rqc2 family fibronectin-binding protein — translated: MSIDGIVLRCLVHELNATCASGRIVKIHQPTPYDLVLTVRAHGETHRLLLSANPSAPRLHLTDQPFANPTEPPMFCMLLRKHLEGGVLQAITQVALERIVHLDVLSRDELGDPAIRRLVVEIMGRHSNIILVDPKTGTILDGIRHVTPAISQYRVVLPGRPYVAPPAQDKLNPLETSRDAFLAALDFNAGKLDQQLLSRFLGIGPVLAREIVHRAGLPTREALWEAFSRIMDDVRAHRYRPTRVRTADGKDVFAAVALTGVSGETLAYDSMSRLLDDVFRERTEREAIHQRLGDLARVVKNEIKKHERKRQLLLDTLAETRDAERYRLFGELLTAHLHEIPRGASEVQLPNYYEEGLPMVTIPLDPAKSAAENAQAYFKKYNKAKVAAETAAAQLAQAEAELRYLETVAQQLEDATLADAEEIRDELIEQGYLKPDKGGRRKGRETASKPAVFRSSEGYTILVGKNNRQNERLRRQAAPSDTWLHAKDIPGAHVIIRGTGYGEATLLEAAMLAAYFSKARHSSRVPVDYTEVRHVRKPAGAKPGFVIYERQKTVYVTPDEALVRRLAADEGAGRAEEIR
- the pyrE gene encoding orotate phosphoribosyltransferase — protein: MATERETQGAGAILTEREIAQALLAIGAVTLRPDAPFTWSSGLRAPIYCDNRLLLAYPDLRAKVAAALAASIGAQAGTVDVIAGTATAGIPHAAWVAERLALPMVYVRAKAKDHGKQSRIEGHLLPGQRVAVIEDLVSTGGSSLAAAAALREEGAHVVGVFAIFTYELPAAKQNFAAANVPLVALCRYAVLLDVARTEGRISEDQLAVLRAWREDPERWGR
- the gmk gene encoding guanylate kinase yields the protein MNAEKGLLIVLSGPSGVGKGTVCAALRKVCPNLVYSVSATTRPPRPGEQEGVNYFFKTREEFERMIERGELLEWAEYVGNYYGTPRRFVEEMLEAGKDVLLEIEVQGAMQVKRRYPEGVFIFLVPPSMEELRRRILGRGTEGDAAITERLEAARAELAMMAEYDYVVVNDTVEHACERIRAIVTAEHCRRDRLMPRYQKLLAEGK
- a CDS encoding MarR family winged helix-turn-helix transcriptional regulator, which encodes MNRVPDHGQALHALGHGIRRLNLQMKRVFLAVAQEGALTPGQMGLLFHLAQDGTAKVSDLSDRLGITPGAVTGMVDKLEEQGLVERVRIRNDRRVVHVRLTDAGRRHVEQVRARFMRLLGDAFRGFPAARVAEMGAVVNAIADALECHFEGENRR
- the dapF gene encoding diaminopimelate epimerase, giving the protein MNFHKMHGLGNDFVVVAADRLPDDPCGLAQAVCDRHFGVGADGLVFVLPSERADVSMRIFNADGSEAEQCGNAIRCVGKFAFEQGLVSRAALTVETRAGVQRIWLDVSDGRVGAVKVDMGPPVLEGPKIPVAVDRAPVVDHPVTVDGRTFAVTAVSMGNPHAVVFVDDAPTFPVTEWGPKLEAHPLFPQRTNVEFVSVRRPDEVDMRVWERGVGPTLACGTGACATVVAGALTGRTARAARVHLAGGTLHIEWDEGTGHVFMTGPAHTVFTGTWLAENAMRAIRRYV
- a CDS encoding ArsR/SmtB family transcription factor, with the protein product MRKEKRRPDEELQRATELYAKFFQGLAHPARLRIVEVLLEKACTVSELMERLGLPQSQVSNHLACLKWCGYVSSRQEGRYMVYFVTDVRVRAMIELAKGIVADNAARLSRCTRI
- a CDS encoding B12-binding domain-containing radical SAM protein: MKVIVTTLNAKYIHTCLALRYLKSFAEPEFPVTMKEYTIKDPAMNIAMDLYKEDPDVIGFSCYIWNIEQTIPVLHILKKVKPDVHIVLGGPEVSYDLEYWFRRIPEVDFIVYGEGEETFKELLAEIAGEQNYRRVLGLAYRDADGTVVVNPPRPKLDLRRIPSPYRFPEDRPHLSNRIVYMETSRGCPFRCQFCLSSVENGVRYFDLDRIKEDILYLVQNGARTIKFVDRTFNIHRTYAMELFRFLIDHHGGCVFQFEITADILRPEIVEFLNEYAPPGVFRFEIGVQSTNALTNALVQRKQNFEKLSRTVRKIKEGRKIVQHLDLIAGLPEEDYASFKKTFNDVFALEPEELQLGFLKLLRGTGLRRDADKYGYVYTEHAPYEVLANRVLSFDDVIRIKRAEDILEKYWNSHYLDETVKFLTRHAFETPFDFFQEFGDYWAERGWSRIGHQLEDLFLRLREFLEARGTPNLPVIEGLMKYDYLTHYRHKPRAVWWTAMGKEERQPLLRRLAEEPEAVSADFAALQLSEAELAKRCHVEVLPFDLSHYRETGAIRREPSALIVHYDPTQGKGQPFAVPLARLGLSLAAAQ
- a CDS encoding DMT family transporter — protein: MARLFTTLLMLLAGVGLSVQAAINGTLGKKIGALEGALVNFFVGTLILLLTVLFAGHGQLGEVLRVPKWQLLGGLIGAVYVAAMVFAVPRIGVGVAVMAVIVGQLAMSMAIDHFGLFGLRRIPVDGYRLAGALLLAVALFLIYRGSGR